In Musa acuminata AAA Group cultivar baxijiao chromosome BXJ2-8, Cavendish_Baxijiao_AAA, whole genome shotgun sequence, one genomic interval encodes:
- the LOC135618567 gene encoding beta-1,4-xylosyltransferase IRX9-like, giving the protein MGSMDRSKRRNRLWKKALLHFALCFVVGFFTGFAPPSTATFFSGGPAERRPVRSIGILPAAPGDVVERVVEPGVAVNRSMVEIPRSVPAATGGNGDVGDDPPPDMEGAGAPGPQAPSRRLLIIVTTTRSNDRFQGAFLRRLAHTLRLVPPPLLWIVVQAHAEAPATAAMLRTTGVMYRHLTFRENITDPAAEAHHQRNVALSHVEYHRLTGIVHFAGASNVYDLRFFDEIREIEVFGTWPVAVVSENRKRVVVDGPICHSSKVEGWILKDLSNDRRLLVTSSDVSSRPPNINISGFAFNSSILWDPERWGRPTSLPDTSQDSIRFVYEIILEDETKLKGIPADCSKIMVWHLYMPRVIPLPFHYQNPR; this is encoded by the exons ATGGGTTCGATGGACCGATCGAAGAGGAGGAATCGCCTGTGGAAGAAGGCGCTCCTGCACTTCGCGCTGTGCTTCGTGGTGGGCTTCTTCACCGGTTTCGCGCCGCCCAGCACCGCTACCTTCTTCTCCGGCGGCCCTGCCGAGCGCCGGCCCGTCAGGAGCATCGGCATCCTCCCCGCCGCCCCCGGTGATGTCGTGGAGCGGGTCGTTGAGCCTGGGGTGGCCGTCAACAGGTCCATGGTCGAGATCCCGAGATCTGTCCCCGCCGCTACCGGCGGGAACGGCGACGTCGGGGACGATCCGCCGCCGGACATGGAGGGGGCGGGGGCGCCCGGGCCACAGGCGCCGTCGCGGCGGCTGCTGATCATTGTTACCACCACCCGGTCTAACGACCGGTTCCAAGGCGCGTTCCTGCGGCGATTGGCGCACACCTTGCGCCTCGTCCCGCCACCGCTCCTGTGGATCGTCGTCCAGGCCCATGCGGAAGCCCCCGCCACCGCCGCGATGCTGAGGACCACCGGCGTCATGTACCGGCACCTGACCTTTAGGGAGAATATCACGGATCCGGCAGCGGAGGCTCATCACCAGAGGAACGTCGCCCTCAGCCACGTCGAGTACCACCGGCTCACCGGGATCGTGCACTTCGCCGGTGCATCCAACGTCTACGATCTCCGATTCTTCGACGAGATTAGAGAGATCGA GGTTTTTGGGACATGGCCAGTAGCAGTGGTGTCAGAGAACAGGAAGAGAGTGGTGGTGGATGGTCCTATTTGTCATTCATCAAAGGTTGAAGGGTGGATCTTGAAGGACTTGAGCAATGACAGAAGGTTGTTGGTGACTAGCTCTGATGTGAGCTCTAGACCTCCAAATATAAATATTTCTGGGTTTGCATTCAATAGCTCGATATTGTGGGATCCTGAGAGATGGGGTCGCCCTACCTCATTGCCTGACACATCACAG GATTCAATCAGGTTTGTGTATGAAATTATCCTAGAAGATGAGACTAAGCTGAAGGGTATTCCCGCTGACTGCTCCAAGATCATGGTGTGGCACCTCTACATGCCTAGAGTGATTCCTCTGCCCTTTCACTATCAGAACCCAAGATGA
- the LOC103994065 gene encoding probable RNA-binding protein ARP1 isoform X2, giving the protein MGQQFGDTTLTKVFVGGLAWETQKEALRDHFQRYGEILEAVIISDKITGRSKGYGFVTFKEAEAAKKACEDATPMINGRRANCNLASLGAKRSGLRPSPPSTPAPLPSHAHHPPPGMVVVSRSVSPAAQWYYPPTSGTPPPPSPFQLQHYHGVVPFYAAAAYGYSPNYVTDLGYNAKLSHGGGGGGGGGYFQGQFSYPAQGGMVAPHGMLPVYPLYHLQNQQGMGVPAHFFPPAGAAMTTIPTIISKPTVIPPPATVCVAVEQVKGSS; this is encoded by the exons ATGGGGCAGCAGTTCGGCGACACAACGCTGACCAAAGTGTTCGTCGGCGGGCTGGCGTGGGAGACCCAGAAGGAGGCGCTCCGCGATCACTTCCAGCGGTACGGCGAGATCCTCGAGGCCGTCATCATCTCCGACAAGATCACCGGCCGATCCAAGGGCTACGGCTTC GTGACGTTTAAGGAAGCGGAGGCAGCGAAGAAGGCGTGCGAGGACGCGACGCCGATGATCAACGGCCGCCGCGCCAACTGCAACCTCGCCTCTCTCGGCGCCAAGCGCAGCGGCCTCCGCCCATCTCCTCCCTCCACGCCGGCGCCGCTCCCCTCCCACGCTCACCACCCCCCGCCTG GGATGGTGGTGGTATCAAGGAGCGTGTCGCCGGCAGCGCAGTGGTACTATCCCCCCACCTCGGGGACGCCGCCACCGCCGTCGCCGTTCCAGCTCCAACACTACCACGGCGTCGTCCCCTTCTACGCCGCTGCCGCTTACGG GTACTCCCCCAATTACGTGACAGACTTGGGTTACAATGCG AAGCTGAGCcacggtggtggtggcggcggaggaggaggatactTCCAGGGGCAGTTCTCTTACCCAGCGCAAGGTGGGATGGTTGCTCCTCATGGAATGCTGCCGGTGTACCCACTGTATCACCTCCAGAATCAGCAGGGCATGGGAGTGCCCGCCCACTTCTTCCCTCCCGCAGGTGCTGCAATGACAACCATTCCCACCATCATCTCCAAGCCCACCGTCATCCCTCCTCCAGCCACTG
- the LOC103994065 gene encoding probable RNA-binding protein ARP1 isoform X1 encodes MGQQFGDTTLTKVFVGGLAWETQKEALRDHFQRYGEILEAVIISDKITGRSKGYGFVTFKEAEAAKKACEDATPMINGRRANCNLASLGAKRSGLRPSPPSTPAPLPSHAHHPPPGMVVVSRSVSPAAQWYYPPTSGTPPPPSPFQLQHYHGVVPFYAAAAYGYSPNYVTDLGYNAQKLSHGGGGGGGGGYFQGQFSYPAQGGMVAPHGMLPVYPLYHLQNQQGMGVPAHFFPPAGAAMTTIPTIISKPTVIPPPATVCVAVEQVKGSS; translated from the exons ATGGGGCAGCAGTTCGGCGACACAACGCTGACCAAAGTGTTCGTCGGCGGGCTGGCGTGGGAGACCCAGAAGGAGGCGCTCCGCGATCACTTCCAGCGGTACGGCGAGATCCTCGAGGCCGTCATCATCTCCGACAAGATCACCGGCCGATCCAAGGGCTACGGCTTC GTGACGTTTAAGGAAGCGGAGGCAGCGAAGAAGGCGTGCGAGGACGCGACGCCGATGATCAACGGCCGCCGCGCCAACTGCAACCTCGCCTCTCTCGGCGCCAAGCGCAGCGGCCTCCGCCCATCTCCTCCCTCCACGCCGGCGCCGCTCCCCTCCCACGCTCACCACCCCCCGCCTG GGATGGTGGTGGTATCAAGGAGCGTGTCGCCGGCAGCGCAGTGGTACTATCCCCCCACCTCGGGGACGCCGCCACCGCCGTCGCCGTTCCAGCTCCAACACTACCACGGCGTCGTCCCCTTCTACGCCGCTGCCGCTTACGG GTACTCCCCCAATTACGTGACAGACTTGGGTTACAATGCG CAGAAGCTGAGCcacggtggtggtggcggcggaggaggaggatactTCCAGGGGCAGTTCTCTTACCCAGCGCAAGGTGGGATGGTTGCTCCTCATGGAATGCTGCCGGTGTACCCACTGTATCACCTCCAGAATCAGCAGGGCATGGGAGTGCCCGCCCACTTCTTCCCTCCCGCAGGTGCTGCAATGACAACCATTCCCACCATCATCTCCAAGCCCACCGTCATCCCTCCTCCAGCCACTG
- the LOC103994065 gene encoding probable RNA-binding protein ARP1 isoform X3: MGQQFGDTTLTKVFVGGLAWETQKEALRDHFQRYGEILEAVIISDKITGRSKGYGFVTFKEAEAAKKACEDATPMINGRRANCNLASLGAKRSGLRPSPPSTPAPLPSHAHHPPPGMVVVSRSVSPAAQWYYPPTSGTPPPPSPFQLQHYHGVVPFYAAAAYGYSPNYVTDLGYNAQKLSHGGGGGGGGGYFQGQFSYPAQGGMVAPHGMLPVYPLYHLQNQQGMGVPAHFFPPAGAAMTTIPTIISKPTVIPPPATVEQVKGSS; the protein is encoded by the exons ATGGGGCAGCAGTTCGGCGACACAACGCTGACCAAAGTGTTCGTCGGCGGGCTGGCGTGGGAGACCCAGAAGGAGGCGCTCCGCGATCACTTCCAGCGGTACGGCGAGATCCTCGAGGCCGTCATCATCTCCGACAAGATCACCGGCCGATCCAAGGGCTACGGCTTC GTGACGTTTAAGGAAGCGGAGGCAGCGAAGAAGGCGTGCGAGGACGCGACGCCGATGATCAACGGCCGCCGCGCCAACTGCAACCTCGCCTCTCTCGGCGCCAAGCGCAGCGGCCTCCGCCCATCTCCTCCCTCCACGCCGGCGCCGCTCCCCTCCCACGCTCACCACCCCCCGCCTG GGATGGTGGTGGTATCAAGGAGCGTGTCGCCGGCAGCGCAGTGGTACTATCCCCCCACCTCGGGGACGCCGCCACCGCCGTCGCCGTTCCAGCTCCAACACTACCACGGCGTCGTCCCCTTCTACGCCGCTGCCGCTTACGG GTACTCCCCCAATTACGTGACAGACTTGGGTTACAATGCG CAGAAGCTGAGCcacggtggtggtggcggcggaggaggaggatactTCCAGGGGCAGTTCTCTTACCCAGCGCAAGGTGGGATGGTTGCTCCTCATGGAATGCTGCCGGTGTACCCACTGTATCACCTCCAGAATCAGCAGGGCATGGGAGTGCCCGCCCACTTCTTCCCTCCCGCAGGTGCTGCAATGACAACCATTCCCACCATCATCTCCAAGCCCACCGTCATCCCTCCTCCAGCCACTG